CCTTCCAGGGATGTTGCTTTGCTGCAAATAGAAGAGGAAGCTTGCTTTCTTCCACCTAATccagatcaggtatgggcaaagatGGGACttgcaagtgttttggactgcaactcccaccattcctaacagcctcaggccctcaggcgcttaagcggctgagggggaaaaggaaagggcctgaggctgttaggaatggtgggagttgcagtccaaaacacttggaagccccagctttgcccatacctgtgccaaagagtgttgtCATTAGGAGGAGTTGATGATTAACCTCTATGCTTGCTGGGTTTTCATTCTACTTGGAAGGATTGTTGTCATTCTGCTTCTCTTTCCCACTCTCCAGCTTTTTAGGGGTCATGCCTGCTTACAGCGCCAATGAAGATGCCCTGACAACCAAGCTGGTGACCTTTTACGAGAACTCCAAGGACCCTACGGTGCCTTCCCATCAAGCTACCGTCCTCCTGTTTGATCCCAGCAATGGCTCCCTCCGAGCTGTAAGTCCCCAAATAAATCCCTTTTATACATGCTTTCCAATTAAAATAGGCACATATtatgagtttgcactagcctcagccTGGCCATTCAATAGCTTtgacaggcaggattatttttaatatatatatgtgtgttattgtgataattttatgcttatgctgTTTTGTTAATGTTATGTCATGTTGTTTAGTCTATATgttttgatgatgttacttggaaaccgccttgagtccccctcaggatagagcgatatataaataaagagaggagattccatctgaacattaggaagaacttcctgactgtgagagccgttcagcagtggaactctctgccccggagtgtggtggaggctccttctttggaagcttttaagcagaggctggatggccatctgtcaggagtgatttgaatgcaatattcctgcttcttggcagggggttggactggatggcccatgaggtctcttccaactctttgattctatgattctattattattattattattattatttggaaaggagattccactagaacattaggaagaactagtggaactctctgcagtggaactctctgctccggagtgtggtggaggctccttctttggaagcttttaaacaggggctggatggccatctgtcaggggtgatttgaatgcaatattcctgcttcttggcaggggttggactggatggcccatgaggtctcttccaactctttgattctatgattctatgattcctaactgcgagagctgttcagcagtggaactctctgccctggactgtggtggaggctccttctttggaagcttttaagcagaagctggatggccatctattgggagtgctttgaaggcgatttttctgcttcttggcagggggttggactagatggcccacaaggtctctcccaactctatgattctatgattcacaaaATGGGGATGagagattggcggggacaagagacagagccttctgttggccatctgttgggagtgctttgaatgcgattttcctgcttcttggtgttggagcatgcaaggaattagtgaatgtgtgtgtgtgtcaactgtaaaagaaGATGCATAAAGCAATGCCCGGGAagcaagctgagcctgggagttttggttactgttacatttttgttcaggattCATCAAAGAAAATGTGTCAAGCTGTTCTGCTGCTTACAATGACTACAGTTCTACCTCATACCTGCAGAGCTGGCACCCATAGTTTCATGTAccctcaagggtctggagaacaagccctatgaggagtggcttaaatagttgggcatgtttagactgcagaagagaagactgagaggagacatgataggcatgtataaatatgtgagggggagtcatagggaggagggaacaagcttgttttctgctgccctggagactaggacatggaacaatggcttcaaactacaggaaacgagattccacctgaatattgggAAGTACTTaccaactgtgagagctgttctgcagtggaactctctgccccagagtgtggtggaggctccttctttggaagcttttaagcagaagctggatggccatttgtcaggagtgctttgaatgcaatttttctgcttctttgcagggggtgggactggatggcccaccaggtctcttccaagtctatgattgtatgattctgcCAAATGGGGATgagagattggtggggacgagagacaggaccttctcggtggtggccccttggctatggaacgccctccatAGCGTTATCAGATCAATCCCCTcctttttaacattccagaaaaaaagtcaagatgtggctttttgagcaagcatttgcaaatgcataggaaaatggaacaacttactagacaatggaattggacgATTCTTTTAAGAAGGAGACACtatggatttatattttattaattttgttatggtttttagtaaatgttaatgtttttaagtgtatttatggtattgtgggcattgaattttgccctgtaaaccgccttgagtcgtctgcaggctgagaaaggcggtacacaaatacagtaaacagataaacaaataaataaatgccgaGAAAAAAACAGGTCTGGTTCTCAGCAGGCAAGATTCCCTTGCATCTTATCATGTTCTTTTCATGCCCATTTGCTTTTGAAAAGGTCATGGACGGCAGCGTCATCACAGCCAAGCGGACGGCTGCTGTTTCTGCCATTGCCACCAAGGTGAGTGCTTTTGTGAAGCAGGCTAATGATGCCTACCAAgctctttttttccatgtcagaagcaacttgagaaactgcaagtcacttctggtgtgagagaattagctgtctgaaaggactttgcccaggagacacctagatgttttactatcctgtgggaggcttctctcatgtcttcgcatgggaagctggagcttacatatgggagctcaccctgtctcgcggattcgaaccactgacttgaaggtcagcagttcagctggcacaagggtttaacccagtggttcttgacctgtgggtccctggatgttgtgaccttcaactcccagaaatcctaactggctgggatttctgggagtcgtaggccaaaacatctggggacccacaggttgggaaccgctggttTAATCTGTTGTGCCACTTTGACTACTTGTATGAATGCACTGAAAAGATGTcaccaaggctggatctacactgccctatatcccaggatctgatcccagattatctgatttgaattggattatatgagtctacactccagataatctgggacaaatagataatctgggatctgatcctgcaATATAGGGCAGTATGGATCcatccttaggccccttctacactgccatatgcaatccagattatctgctttgaactggattatatgagtctacactccagataatctgggactcatataatccagttcgaagcggatcgtgtggattatctgctttgataatctggattatttggcaatgtagaaggggcctgtgctTATCTTGCTTCACTTAgcacaaattgaaatgaaagCAGCATAAATCGTTTTTTTCCCTATCAagcatgaattattattattattattgttattatttgaaacacaagatgagtccacagcagacaagatcactctgctggctgttgtattggatcacacgtcagacacttcccaagtgtctaggactgtgtgatgtattggcaaatatatgtgcagatcccagtaagatggccttctgcagctggcagatggtaattttgtcagcgcctgattgtgtttaagtgcaggccaaggtctttaggtaatgcacccagtgtgctgatcaacaCTGAGttccccttgactggcttgtgccagagtctttgcagttattattattattattattattattattattgttattattatttaacatattTTAGACAACACCAAACAGCAATCAAACTAATACAGATATAGAGAGACTAACAAGTATACATGTTcccgtctacattgccatataaaatccagattattttcttcgaactggattatatggcagtgtagactcatatagtccatgtggattttctgctttgataatctggattatatgacagtgtagaagaggcccgtGTTTGCACAACTAACGCATAAATGAATCTCATCCATTCAATGAGTATATTCCAGTTAGGCTAAAATATCCTAAATGTTTGTTGTGAAGTCCAATGTGTATTAAATATTCTTCATTAGAAGAAGCCACTGACCAAACTCCTTTTTTCCTACTGGATATGTTTTCAGCTCCTAATGCCAGCGAATTCTGAAGTATTGTGCATCCTAGGTGCTGGAGTTCAGGCCTACAGCCACTATGACATTTTCACTGAATTATTTGCCTTTAAAGAGGTAAGAAACTCAGttaaacagtttttggtcaaggAACTGTATTTGGttaattgctgttattgttatccAGTTATCTTCACTGTCATTTATCTAGTGCCATCAGTCTGAGTTTCTGTTTACAAGgatgagaacaacaacaacacaacagccagcCATGTCAAAAGGATGTCAAAGGGATACAATCTAATATACATAGAGTACTACACAATAATTGCATTGTGGTTTAACTGGCCACTACCTGTAGCTTGTCTTTTGGAGAAGTGATTTCAATACTCCTTAATTGACAATCCCAGGGTCTACAGAatattgtcatggcagttaaagtggaatcatagcattataaTTGTAGTGTGCAAGAGCTTACATGGCTGGAactgcactaccatataatccagattatcaaatcagataatccacattatctgctttgaactggattatctgagtctacactaccatataatccagttcaaagcagatgatctggattttatatggtagtgtagatccagtcttaagATCTTGGTGAGCCCAGGTAGGGAGACCATATTTATATTAGTGTATGCCTTCACAGTGGAAGGCTCTTTTCCAAAGTGACActtagatcccttctacactgagaTATAATCCAGTATATAATATCggataatccacgttatctgctttgaactggattatccgagcctacactgccatatagataaaggtaaagcctTCCCCTTGACAActcatcgccatttctaagccgaagagctgccgttgtccatagacacctccaaggtcatgtggccggcctgactgcatggagtactgttacttactcgccagagtggtacctattgatctactcatatttgcatgtttttgaactgctaggctggcagaagttgggcctagtAGCAGGAGTtccccgctccccggaatcgaaccaccaacctttcggttagcaagttcagcagctcagcggtccaatgccatataatccagttcaaagcagacaatctggatttttatctggcaatgtagatccattcCACACAGCtcgataaaatccacattgaaccagattatgtggcaatgtggactcaaataacccagttcaaagcaggtactgtggattttctgccttgatattctaggttagatggctgtgtggaagggcccacagaaggggcctaaggttgaatctattctgccttgtatcccaggatcggatcccatattatttatttttatttatttactatacttgtacactgcctttctcagcctatcggtgactcaaggcggtttacaattcagtacacataatagcaaaatacaagttaagcattaaaacaatataaaaccacaattgaaacaataaaaccattatctgctttgagctggattatatgagtttacactgctggataatctgggataggcagataatctggaatcagatcctgggatatacggcagtgtagatccagccttaatttAAACAATATATTGTTGCTGTGTAAATGTGTAACGTAGTATAGAGTGCTTGACCTTGAACTGATAATTGATACCCACTAGTTTTGCAAAAGACCTGTTCCTCGTGGAGATGGACATTGCTAGAACTGGTTTGTTGAGATGGTTTGTTGAGATTGCTGTCGTGATGAGCTCATGCATTTCATGATTTGCTGCCCTGCTAGAACTTGTCTGATTCCTGTCATACAGGATGTCCCCCTGGATGCAAAGATTTTAACACACTGATAACAACTAAGCAATTAAGGCCTTTCTGCTCAATTTCATTGTAGGTGAGGATCTGGAACCGCACTGAAGAGAGAGCTCAGAAGTTTGCTAACTCTGCTGATGGGCCCGTGCGGGTCTGCTCTTCCGCTCAAGAGGCTGCAAGCGGAGCCGATGTGATTGTTACGGTTACAATGGCAACAAAGCCCATTTTGCACGGAGAGTGGGTGAAACCTGGGGCCCACATCAATGGTAAAGTATATGCTGTTGTTGACTCTCCTAGGTGGTTAATAAACTTTGCTAGTGAGCATGGCGTGAACATAAATCCTGTTTGCTTTTGCTGTTAGAATTTATGTTTATGAATCTGAATGgaagagacaggaaggaaggaaggaaggaaggaaggaaggaaggaaggaaggagaactcagataaaggctggatctacactgccctatatcccgggatctgattccaaattatcttctttgaactggattatatgtgtctacattgcctgataatctggaatcagatcctgtgatattgggcagtgtagatccggcCAAAGAGTGGAGGAACCTCAACTGCATATAAGGAACAActttctgaggctggatctacattgcgagattatctactttgaactggattatatggcagtgtagagtcatacaattcagttcaaagcacacaATCTGCAGCCCCTGCTACAGTGTCATACAAAATCCACatgatatgctttgaactggattatacgagtctttGCTGCCATGTAAGACGGTTCAaagtatttatttgcttttcttctataCCGCATATATCAGCCTGATACGGCGACTCTATGCCGTATCAGGCTGATAAAATccagtagataatctggattttataaggcaatGTAGAAACAACCattgattgtctgctttgaactggattatatgagtctatacttccATGtcatccagttcagagcagataatcttgattttatattgctgtgtagaAACAGCCgttgattgtctgctttgaactggattatatgagtctatactgctatGTAagacagttcaaagtagataatctggattttatatggcaatatagaaacGGCCattgattgtctgctttgaactggattatatgagtctatactgccatgtaagacagttcaaagtagataatctggattttatatggcaatgtagaaacgGCCgttgattgtctgctttgaactggattgtatgagtctatactgccatgtcatccagttcaaagcagataatctggattttatatggcctaGGAtaccatggagcaatggattcaaattgcaggaaaaatattccatctaaacattagaacTTCATGATGGtatgagctgtttaacagtggaactcactgacTCAGAATCTTGGGACcctttctacaatgccatataaaatccagattatctgctttgaattggattatattgcagtgtagattcatataatccagttcaaattagataatctggattatatgtagaaggggcctaagttagtctccttctctggaggttttcaagcagaggctggatggccatctatcgggagtgctttgattgtgtcttcctacctgacAGAATTGGACTGGACAGCCCTCATAGTCTATTCCAACTTCAGGATTCTGTgtgcaaagcttggaaaagttatatttttgtACAGGATGGCCATAACCAGGAGCATCTCTCCACGGCTGTGAGATTccggtcccaagcattttggacacaagactcaCTCAGTGGCAGGATGAGATACTCCTCTCTCGTTCAGCTTCTGGGTGACCGCATTTAAACCGGGCTTCGGCTGGGTAGTCCTTCAACCTTCAAAGGGAGGTCTGTTTCAAACAGAGGCCAGCCACACAGTCATTGTGACAGAGGCTGTGTCTAGGCTAAGAGTAAATAGAGCATGAAGGCTGCAGTCTGATCTATGTCTGGTGAGCATTtggagtgtgtgtgcgtgtgtggatGGAATGGAAACCCCCTGCTGCTTCCTCCCTTGCATCTTGTCCACTCTTTTCTTTGGGTAGCCCtgttctctttcctttctgttttgtctACCAAGTGGGCAGGGATTTGTGGAAGTGGGCCAACTGCAGGGATGCCATCCTCGCATTTCACCAGCCCTGCCTGCTGTTCTTTCCGCCATTCCTTCCTTGTCCTTAATCAGTGCTTTGTCTCCATTGTGCCTCCTCTTGTGATGAAGTGTGGCCCGGAGCATCAAGGGACGATTCGTGTCCTCATTCACTGCCATGAAGCAGACACAAAAGGCTGCCTCCTTGGTTTTCTCCCTCCCACTTCTTCTCCAGTGAGCCTAATGTCATTTGAATAGATTttaagagatatttatttatttatttatttgcaatatttatagcctgcctttctcagccatacagtgctccatgcactcatgccagccttggaggcgtctatggacgtcatctctttggcttagaaattgagatgagcaccaccctccagagttggacacgactagacttaatgtcaagggaaaacctttacctttacttaaatctagtcatgttcaacctataaagccctaaacgactccgccccggtttacctctctgaacgtattctcccctacgaaccatcaagattactaagatcgtctggaggggccctgctctcggtcccgccggcctcacaagtgcggctggtggggacgagggacagggccttctcggtagtggccctgcgactctggaactctctcccgccagaggttagaaccgccccaacaatcctgacattcaggaaacaggtgaagtcgtggttatggagacaggccttcaaagaatgagaaaatgatccagatggaagacggtgtatattcgattttactatgacgactgaccactgtagtttgaaatatatgtgctttttaaatgttttattgtaatgtgtattttgatattttaccgattgtatgtgtttttatggttggaaaccgggctgagtccctcttatgaggtgagaagctcggtatataaaactttgaaataaataataaataaataaactctgggggatggtgcacatctccatttctaagccaaagagccagcattgtccatagacgcatccaaggtcacgtggtcagcatgactgcacggagtgctgttaccttctcgcagaagcggtacttattgatctactcacatttgcatgtggcccagccatagttttaaatgtgttttgtgctattgttcaatgtttatgctatttatgtatgagatttattttagttgctttgtattagtagttgtattttgctttgtattgtggttgttattgcttgtattgatgtattgtgggctcggcctcatgtaagctgcaccgagtcccttgggagatggtagcggggtataaataaagattattattattattattattattattattattattacggcgactcaaggcgggttacagattggcacaattcgatttcaggcattcataaaagtgccattaaaaatcaacattacaatGTAAAAcgtatataaaaaccattaaagcatataatcatcctgataaaaacgttatccagtaacatcgtctggccatccatgttcatcattcatagttccgtgttatctattccgctgcattctcaaaagtgTACTCAAAGAGTcaagtctttactttttttttctaatatccctggggagggagttccatagctgggggccaccactgagaaggccctgtccttcatctctgccaattgcacttgcgaggcaggcgggatcgagagcagggcctccccagacaatcttaagctcctagatggttcataggaggagatacgttcggacaggtaagctgggccggaatcgtttagggctttataggctaaagccagcactttgaattgtgctcgttagcaaattggcagccagtggagctgatgcaacagaggagtataCAATCCCATGCTTCTCTATTAGCAAGGCCAAGCAAAAATCTGAAGCTTGATTTACAGTGCCATATTTGGCggggcagcgggttaaactgccaagctgctgaacttgctgaccaaaaggttggtggttcgaatctggggtgcggggagagctcccgctgttagctccagcttctgtcaacctagcagtttgaaaacatgcaaatgtgagtagatcaataagtactgcttctgcgagaaggtaatggcactccgtgcagtcatgctggccacgtgaccttggaggcgtctatgggcactgctggctctttggcttagaaatggagatgtgtaccatcccccagagttgaacatgactagacttaagtaaaggtaaaggtttctccttgacattaagtctagtcatgtccgactctggagggtggtgctcatctccatttctaagccgaagagatgatgtccatagacacctccaaggctggcatgactgcatggagcgccgttaccttcccactggagcagtacctattaatctactcacatttgcatgttttcgaattgctaggttagcagaagctggggctaacagcgggagctcacccctctccctggattcgaactagcgacctttcaatcagctagttcagcagctcagcagtttaacccactgccccactgggggctccgactagacttaatgtcagaggaaatatttacctttactttatcatccagattatctgttttcaattggattatatgaatctacactgccatataatcctggccccttctccacagccatataaaatccagattatctgctttgaactggattatataaacaCTGAAAAAGATTTTGAAATGGAGTAGTAGTAATGCTCTTGATAGCGGAAAGCTCTCCATTCTGTGCTTATTACTTTCCTGGGCTTTGTTTTTCAGCCGTAGGCGCCAGCAGGCCAGATTGGCGGGAGCTGGACGATGATATCATGAAGAACGCTATATTGTACGTGGATTCAAGGGAGGCCGCCCTGCGTGAATCGGGAGATGTTATTTTATCAGAGGTAAGGAATTGGAGTTTGTCTAGTAATGTCTTTTGGAGCAAATAATTGCTGAAGGGTCCTAACGTTGCTAGGTTTTCGTACCAATAAgggccaatatccgctggataatggagaaaggcagggagtttcagaaaaacatctacttctgcttcattgactactctagagcctttgactgtgtggaacataataaattgtggcaagttcttggtgggatgggcatcccaagccaccttgtctctctcctgaggaatctgtacaaggaccaagtagcaacagtcagaactgaccacggaacaacagactggttcaagattgggaaaggcgtacggcaaggctgcatactctcacccaacctttttaacttgtatgcagaacacatcatgtgatgtgcggggcttgatgaatgcaaagctggggtgaaaattgttggaagaaatattaacaacctcagatatgcagatgacaccactctgatggccgaaagcgaggaggagctgaggagccttctaatcaaggtgaaagaagaaagcgcaaaagctgggttgcagctaaacatcaaaaaaaccaagattatggcaacaagatgattgacaactgggaaatagagggagaaaatgtggaggccgtgacagactttgtatttctaggtgcaaagattactgccgatgcagactgtggccaggaaatcagaagacgtttacttcttgggaggagagcaatgtccaatctcgataaaatagtgaagagtagagacatcagactggcaacaaagatccgcctagtcaaagccatggtattccctgtagtcacctacggatgtgagagctggaccttagggaaggctgagcgaaggaagatcgatgcttttgaactgtggtgttggaggaaagttctgagagtgccttggactgcgagaagatccaaccagtccatcctccaggaaataaagcccgactgctcattggagggaaggagactagagacaaa
The sequence above is a segment of the Anolis sagrei isolate rAnoSag1 chromosome Y, rAnoSag1.mat, whole genome shotgun sequence genome. Coding sequences within it:
- the CRYM gene encoding ketimine reductase mu-crystallin; amino-acid sequence: MSGAPSFLGAAEVEASLPRASLLLAPLEAALADFSKGSAGGVVQPVRTVVPIRNYSGFLGVMPAYSANEDALTTKLVTFYENSKDPTVPSHQATVLLFDPSNGSLRAVMDGSVITAKRTAAVSAIATKLLMPANSEVLCILGAGVQAYSHYDIFTELFAFKEVRIWNRTEERAQKFANSADGPVRVCSSAQEAASGADVIVTVTMATKPILHGEWVKPGAHINAVGASRPDWRELDDDIMKNAILYVDSREAALRESGDVILSEAEITAELGEVLLGTKPALREKTTVFKSLGMAIEDTVAAKLVFDSWSAST